From the Leptospira biflexa serovar Patoc strain 'Patoc 1 (Paris)' genome, one window contains:
- a CDS encoding FapA family protein, with amino-acid sequence MDVKNAPDFNPERGLKIQISEDRLTATLVVKPIWLLGGSMSNILIYEALDNATIHRDRILMKDVDLAALEIEKILKDPTKVKEEFTFVVGKGIPAKQGESGWVKFYFPRAQRVVLKDDGSADFRNINKYVHVKEGEKLATLFEGIAGEQGIDVIGNPIYPNPIDRPRLTLGKNVLPKTIDDPEKPGRQLKEYFASLSGVVFSTDTSLTVSPELNIESNIGLGTGNINFEGTIRVKGTIEEGAVVNCQGSLYLDGNVESSDVIVGEDLEVKGGVKAKGRGVIRIKGDLRAKFIENANLEIDGDCIIENFILGSRILCLGNIILTGETSSIIGSDLISYQGITVSSLGSSAQMDTVVEVGFHYKNDRLLTEGSSRLSDMEKELEALVPEIQKIKEVVQRSRGKIDEARKEKFKEIFDAYQKKNKTVELLKSKIEELKGARYNQDNVKVVVRNTAHPGAVIKYRRQVEKITKAQSSFVMNFFPNQDKAMLTAFKGK; translated from the coding sequence ATGGACGTAAAAAATGCACCGGACTTCAATCCGGAACGGGGACTCAAGATCCAAATCTCCGAGGATCGTTTGACTGCAACTTTGGTGGTAAAACCGATTTGGCTGTTAGGTGGTTCTATGAGCAATATTCTCATTTATGAGGCACTTGATAATGCAACCATTCATAGAGACCGCATTTTGATGAAAGATGTGGACCTGGCCGCTCTTGAAATCGAAAAAATTTTAAAAGATCCCACAAAGGTAAAAGAAGAATTTACATTCGTTGTTGGCAAGGGAATTCCCGCAAAACAAGGAGAAAGTGGTTGGGTCAAATTTTATTTCCCAAGAGCCCAACGTGTTGTGTTAAAAGATGATGGATCTGCCGATTTTCGTAATATCAATAAATATGTTCACGTCAAAGAAGGGGAAAAACTTGCCACTTTATTTGAAGGCATCGCCGGAGAACAAGGGATAGATGTGATTGGCAATCCCATTTACCCCAATCCCATCGACAGACCAAGACTCACTCTTGGAAAAAATGTTTTACCGAAAACCATCGATGATCCTGAGAAACCAGGAAGACAATTAAAAGAATACTTTGCATCTCTTAGTGGAGTAGTTTTCTCCACAGACACTTCGCTTACGGTTTCTCCTGAGCTCAATATTGAAAGTAACATTGGACTCGGAACAGGGAATATCAATTTTGAAGGGACCATCCGAGTGAAAGGAACCATTGAAGAAGGCGCCGTTGTCAACTGCCAAGGTTCTCTTTATTTAGATGGGAACGTTGAATCATCGGATGTGATTGTTGGTGAAGACTTAGAAGTCAAAGGTGGCGTCAAAGCCAAAGGTAGAGGTGTCATCCGAATCAAAGGAGACCTTCGCGCGAAATTCATCGAAAATGCCAATTTGGAAATTGATGGCGATTGTATCATTGAAAACTTTATTTTAGGAAGTCGAATCCTTTGTCTTGGAAATATCATACTCACAGGGGAAACATCTTCTATCATTGGAAGTGATCTCATTTCTTACCAAGGGATCACGGTATCATCACTCGGTTCGTCTGCACAAATGGATACTGTGGTGGAAGTTGGTTTTCATTATAAAAATGACCGACTGCTCACAGAAGGGAGTTCTCGTCTTTCTGATATGGAAAAAGAATTAGAAGCCCTAGTCCCTGAAATCCAAAAGATCAAAGAAGTGGTCCAACGTTCTCGTGGTAAGATTGATGAAGCGAGAAAAGAAAAGTTCAAAGAAATCTTTGATGCCTATCAGAAAAAAAACAAAACCGTTGAATTATTAAAATCCAAAATTGAAGAACTCAAAGGGGCTCGTTACAACCAAGACAATGTGAAAGTTGTGGTTCGAAACACAGCCCATCCTGGCGCCGTGATCAAATATAGAAGGCAAGTGGAAAAAATCACGAAGGCACAATCTTCGTTTGTGATGAATTTTTTCCCGAACCAAGATAAGGCGATGCTCACAGCCTTCAAAGGTAAGTAA
- the msrA gene encoding peptide-methionine (S)-S-oxide reductase MsrA, translating to MTEKAILGGGCFWCTEAVYLRIPGVLSVVSGYAGGSSPNPSYKEICTGTTGHAEVIQIEYNPEIISYAKILEIFWVSHDPTTLNKQGNDVGTQYRSVIFYLNEKQKELAVESKRKHAFLFPDPIVTEISPAPTFYPAEDYHQNYFTLNPQNPYCHYVIFPKLKKLGLKLN from the coding sequence ATGACGGAAAAAGCAATTTTAGGTGGAGGGTGTTTTTGGTGTACGGAAGCAGTGTACTTACGTATTCCAGGAGTTTTATCCGTTGTTTCTGGGTATGCTGGAGGATCATCACCAAACCCAAGTTATAAAGAGATTTGTACAGGCACCACAGGGCATGCGGAAGTGATCCAAATTGAATACAATCCTGAAATCATTTCGTATGCAAAAATCCTTGAGATCTTTTGGGTTTCCCATGATCCAACGACTCTCAACAAACAAGGAAATGATGTGGGAACACAATACCGTTCTGTGATTTTTTATTTGAACGAAAAGCAAAAAGAATTAGCAGTTGAATCCAAACGTAAACACGCGTTTCTGTTTCCAGATCCTATTGTCACAGAAATTTCTCCTGCTCCCACCTTTTACCCTGCAGAAGACTACCACCAAAATTATTTTACCTTAAACCCACAAAATCCGTACTGCCATTATGTGATCTTTCCCAAACTGAAAAAACTGGGATTGAAGTTGAATTAG
- the mtnA gene encoding S-methyl-5-thioribose-1-phosphate isomerase → MSQPEFLPIQWKSTFLSLLDQRVLPGKKEFLQIQTMEETIVAIREMAVRGAPAIAITGIFGITLGAKKKSGNSNPVDVDSLIKQVFESRPTAVNLSFALKEAKKRVEGVSHWDSIAKVWESYALEMMVQDLKANQTLGKNGADLFPKNQNEFHIITHCNTGALATAGHGTALGVIRSLRDQGKKVVVYADETRPFLQGSRLTAFEMMEEGIECYIITDGMSGWLMNHRKIDAVLVGCDRVATNGDTANKIGTYNLAIVAYEHKVPFYVCATKDSFDLKLKTGDEIPIEMRKESEVTQFDFLKNEEGNFLFPEGKTSPIGARALNPSFDITKAKFIKNFITELGCFVPEEISFRLKNV, encoded by the coding sequence ATGTCCCAACCGGAATTTTTACCCATCCAGTGGAAATCCACTTTTCTCTCCCTTCTTGACCAAAGGGTACTACCCGGGAAAAAGGAATTTTTGCAAATCCAAACAATGGAAGAAACAATTGTGGCTATCCGTGAAATGGCCGTTAGGGGAGCTCCCGCAATTGCCATCACAGGCATCTTTGGTATCACACTGGGTGCCAAAAAAAAATCTGGAAATTCAAATCCAGTGGATGTTGATTCCCTCATCAAACAAGTGTTTGAGTCAAGACCTACTGCAGTGAACTTAAGTTTTGCATTGAAGGAAGCAAAAAAACGAGTAGAAGGGGTCTCCCATTGGGATTCCATCGCTAAGGTTTGGGAATCATATGCCCTAGAGATGATGGTTCAAGACTTAAAGGCAAATCAAACCTTAGGAAAAAACGGTGCCGATCTTTTTCCAAAAAACCAAAATGAGTTTCATATCATCACCCATTGTAATACAGGAGCACTTGCCACAGCTGGGCATGGCACAGCACTCGGTGTGATTCGGAGTTTGCGAGACCAAGGTAAAAAAGTGGTGGTTTATGCTGATGAAACTCGGCCCTTCCTCCAAGGTTCAAGGCTCACTGCCTTTGAGATGATGGAAGAGGGGATTGAATGTTATATCATTACGGATGGAATGTCTGGTTGGCTTATGAACCATCGTAAGATTGATGCCGTGCTTGTGGGTTGTGACCGCGTTGCCACTAATGGAGATACAGCCAATAAAATTGGTACTTACAATCTTGCCATTGTTGCTTATGAACACAAAGTGCCATTTTATGTCTGTGCCACAAAAGACAGTTTTGACTTAAAACTAAAAACGGGAGATGAGATTCCCATTGAAATGCGCAAAGAATCAGAAGTCACCCAATTTGATTTTTTGAAAAACGAAGAAGGAAACTTTTTATTTCCAGAGGGAAAAACCTCTCCAATCGGTGCACGGGCTCTCAATCCATCCTTTGACATCACAAAGGCAAAATTTATCAAAAACTTTATCACAGAATTAGGATGTTTTGTACCTGAGGAGATTTCTTTTCGTCTAAAGAATGTATGA
- a CDS encoding sigma-54 down-regulated protein — protein MEQQVKDGLNFILGAVNTAKVEAEKAFSTINTEFQNLAAKGAQDQSEVSVNLRKYVQEGLSQVETIIGKANTVVADAKAKVATVTSKA, from the coding sequence ATGGAACAACAAGTAAAAGACGGATTAAACTTTATCTTAGGCGCAGTGAATACTGCAAAAGTAGAAGCGGAAAAAGCATTCTCTACAATCAATACAGAATTTCAAAACTTAGCAGCGAAAGGTGCTCAAGACCAAAGCGAAGTTTCTGTAAACCTTAGAAAATACGTTCAAGAAGGTCTTTCTCAAGTAGAAACCATCATTGGAAAAGCAAACACTGTTGTAGCTGATGCAAAAGCAAAAGTAGCAACTGTTACATCTAAAGCATAA
- a CDS encoding CHAT domain-containing protein — protein sequence MLSLIIDRVGNVNIFNVLEDNLPVEESHIQSTLDDDLILEYLGEVERLVHVSQSVLSKPNQILNVDILQDLKVLGETFFQQFFPTSIIEKLKNTNKQSIHFNIDPTLALVPWELLHDGNSFLSDKFRIGKTIRGGLHRSTHQENRKIKMLIIADPTEDLPHAQKEGEVLFSVLSQKVPNHLLELEFIGGKQVTKLKLLSLIKDKHIIHYSGHLHFSDDSLENGWLLSDGKVLKAREIKSTGIDTDLVFSNSCMSAKSAGKKLNTNILNQYAGAFLTAGIKTFVGTNWEILDNERTIDFTVRFYTYLFSDKSVGESLYLSKEFARRNYHANDLTWANYSLYGNPDFSMFAKERRNFHSAKILNPTAVIEFYPTPIASAYSKCTNLNKTKTVDKSNLLNLIRLFEAISQVVGMIVFSDHASHAMNKSIPNNLDDAVTLRKWWELVYSCVWDFQKLKITSIFETALPVLHEQKETVFKILGWMEGWEQGDINSEELESYQIILQFFLENMLLEFAELERISILLVSENNNPHFYFKGIKPSYLYPASHGSREKLLEQLAHQKGNLVLVHESRKMVIPFQTYFKEKKETGDLELVFNGLIPFVLGAKQN from the coding sequence ATGCTCTCTCTCATCATCGATCGTGTTGGCAATGTAAATATCTTCAATGTTTTGGAAGACAATCTTCCCGTTGAAGAATCTCATATCCAATCTACGTTAGACGATGATCTTATATTAGAATATTTGGGTGAAGTGGAAAGACTTGTCCACGTTTCCCAGTCGGTTTTATCAAAACCAAACCAAATTTTAAATGTCGATATTCTACAAGACCTAAAGGTACTCGGGGAAACTTTTTTCCAGCAGTTTTTTCCAACATCGATCATTGAAAAATTAAAAAACACAAACAAACAAAGTATCCATTTTAATATTGATCCAACTCTGGCTCTTGTCCCTTGGGAACTTTTACACGACGGTAATAGTTTCCTTTCTGATAAATTTCGGATTGGGAAAACCATCCGAGGTGGATTACATAGGTCCACTCACCAAGAAAATAGAAAGATCAAAATGCTCATCATTGCTGATCCCACGGAAGACCTTCCTCATGCCCAAAAGGAAGGCGAAGTTTTGTTTTCTGTTCTCAGCCAAAAAGTACCAAACCATCTATTGGAATTAGAATTCATTGGTGGCAAACAAGTCACCAAACTCAAGTTACTTTCTCTTATCAAAGACAAACACATCATCCATTATTCGGGTCATCTCCATTTTTCAGATGATTCTCTGGAGAATGGTTGGTTGTTATCAGACGGGAAAGTCTTAAAAGCAAGAGAGATCAAATCCACAGGAATTGATACCGATTTAGTTTTCTCTAACTCTTGTATGTCGGCAAAATCGGCAGGTAAAAAACTAAATACAAACATCCTCAATCAATATGCGGGTGCTTTTTTAACAGCTGGGATCAAAACATTTGTTGGAACCAATTGGGAAATTTTGGATAACGAGAGGACTATTGATTTTACGGTTCGATTTTATACCTATTTGTTTTCGGATAAATCGGTGGGTGAGTCCCTTTATCTTTCGAAAGAATTTGCACGTAGGAATTACCATGCCAATGATTTGACTTGGGCCAATTATTCTTTGTACGGGAATCCTGATTTTTCTATGTTTGCAAAAGAGCGAAGGAATTTCCATTCGGCAAAGATCCTGAACCCAACCGCAGTCATAGAGTTTTATCCGACACCAATTGCATCAGCCTATTCCAAATGTACTAATTTGAACAAAACCAAAACGGTAGATAAATCAAACCTCCTTAATTTAATCCGACTCTTTGAAGCAATTAGCCAAGTGGTTGGAATGATCGTTTTTAGTGACCATGCATCACATGCAATGAACAAATCCATACCGAATAATTTGGATGATGCTGTTACACTTCGAAAATGGTGGGAACTTGTTTATAGTTGTGTTTGGGATTTTCAAAAATTAAAAATCACAAGTATCTTTGAGACGGCTCTCCCTGTTTTACATGAACAAAAGGAAACCGTTTTTAAAATTTTAGGTTGGATGGAAGGTTGGGAACAAGGTGATATCAATTCGGAAGAATTAGAATCCTACCAAATCATACTTCAATTTTTTTTGGAAAACATGTTACTCGAATTTGCTGAACTAGAACGAATCAGTATCTTACTTGTTTCGGAAAACAACAATCCACATTTTTATTTCAAAGGAATCAAACCTTCATACCTGTATCCTGCGTCACATGGTTCGCGCGAAAAACTATTAGAACAATTGGCGCATCAAAAGGGAAACTTGGTTTTGGTTCACGAAAGTCGTAAAATGGTGATTCCTTTCCAAACTTATTTCAAAGAAAAAAAAGAAACAGGTGATTTGGAACTTGTATTCAATGGCCTCATTCCATTTGTATTAGGGGCCAAACAGAATTGA
- a CDS encoding M23 family metallopeptidase, with protein sequence MKRIVVILTLLASFIFAEGQKSEGKLEFVWPIQGLELSSLITSTFGESRKDHFHNGLDISSVLQPVRSMGDGFILYSRYAEDNPFEEERGSGNIVWVAHKNGYVSGYYHLGGTRNELVKNHKPVKAGDPIGISGNTGHSTGGHLHFVLGKDFGKTLLDPLSHLPPVEDTMPPQIANLFIHVGENYTNLNDGDNINVSKAFPLTVSIIDGGIKNSQRRGIKEVKYLFNGEAYKKANFESLQFDGSKWKTKDGHSFEDLFFKDRYLVGVLNLKAGENTIKVQTKDFSGKESERNFSINITRISGGN encoded by the coding sequence ATGAAACGTATTGTTGTGATTTTGACTCTTCTGGCAAGTTTTATTTTCGCGGAAGGACAGAAGTCCGAAGGGAAACTGGAATTTGTTTGGCCCATCCAAGGTTTGGAACTTTCCTCCCTCATCACGAGTACTTTTGGTGAATCCAGAAAAGACCACTTTCACAATGGTTTGGACATTTCTTCTGTTTTACAACCAGTGCGATCCATGGGAGATGGTTTCATTTTATACTCGCGTTATGCGGAAGACAATCCTTTTGAAGAAGAAAGGGGTTCTGGGAATATTGTTTGGGTTGCACATAAAAATGGTTATGTGAGCGGTTATTACCACTTAGGTGGCACTCGAAACGAACTCGTTAAAAATCATAAACCAGTCAAAGCAGGTGATCCCATTGGGATCTCTGGAAATACAGGTCACTCGACGGGTGGACACCTACATTTTGTTCTTGGAAAAGATTTTGGGAAAACCCTACTTGATCCCCTCTCCCATTTACCTCCCGTGGAAGACACCATGCCCCCTCAGATAGCGAATTTATTCATCCATGTGGGGGAAAATTATACTAACTTAAATGATGGTGATAACATCAATGTATCAAAAGCCTTTCCATTGACAGTCAGTATCATTGATGGTGGGATCAAAAATAGCCAACGCAGAGGAATCAAAGAAGTAAAATACCTTTTTAATGGGGAAGCTTATAAAAAAGCAAATTTTGAATCCTTACAATTTGATGGATCCAAATGGAAAACCAAGGACGGACATAGTTTTGAAGATTTATTTTTCAAAGACCGATATCTGGTTGGAGTTCTCAACCTCAAAGCCGGTGAGAATACGATCAAAGTACAAACCAAAGATTTTTCAGGTAAGGAATCGGAAAGAAATTTTAGCATTAACATCACAAGGATCAGTGGAGGAAATTAA
- a CDS encoding AMP-dependent synthetase/ligase translates to MRTMIDFYLDLPKRFGHKNAFATRMGSGVYQFKTYNELLTDAKNLASGLTEFLSERDKVAIFADNSYEWIQTSIATTLLGAIDVPRASDVTDQDILYILNHSESKVLFVENDSVFEKVIRLEKDLEFLKEIILFYPPKANKELKSKKIRIFTLQELVAKGSEKRKEDPSDHLFQNNTIIESDLFTMIYTSGTTGTPKGVMLTHGNILFQLHNLPIRLNKGDKTLSILPIWHIFERIFEIFSLSYGACTYYSSVRTLKEDLRFVKPNFMASAPRLWESIYSGILGTLNKSSRLKQKMFQVSMFFAKIFFHSRQIITGNVLDIHPIVFWKFSIRYVFHLIRFFLVWIPYLVFDFLVLSKIRKATGGELRGSVSGGGALPFHVDEFFNMIGIPVLEGYGMTETAPVLAMRTFEEIIPGSVGKIFPKTQLRLVDLQTGEVFLDTEIGKFVYGRKGEIHVKGNQVMAGYYKNPDATNKVLVDGWLNTGDLGIFTSNHHLRIVGRSKETIVLLGGENVEPVPIESKILESEWIDQCMVVGQDQKFLSALVYPNLNRFDTPVGKNFWNEKEVIQKMESEIKSKINSQTGFKSFERVVGVVVIPKAFEVGDELTAKLSLKRHVITEKYKKEIQSLYD, encoded by the coding sequence ATGCGAACCATGATAGATTTTTATTTGGATCTGCCAAAGCGATTTGGGCATAAAAATGCATTTGCAACAAGAATGGGATCGGGTGTTTACCAATTCAAAACGTATAATGAATTGTTGACTGATGCCAAAAATTTAGCATCAGGACTCACAGAGTTCTTATCAGAAAGAGACAAAGTAGCCATCTTTGCAGACAATTCGTATGAATGGATCCAAACCAGTATCGCTACGACTTTACTTGGTGCCATCGATGTACCACGGGCATCCGATGTCACAGACCAAGATATTTTGTATATTCTCAATCATTCAGAATCGAAAGTATTGTTTGTTGAAAATGATTCTGTTTTTGAAAAGGTCATACGGTTGGAAAAGGACTTAGAATTCCTCAAAGAAATCATACTCTTCTATCCACCCAAAGCAAACAAGGAACTCAAATCTAAAAAAATAAGAATATTTACCTTGCAAGAGTTAGTTGCAAAAGGTTCCGAAAAAAGAAAAGAAGATCCTTCAGATCACTTATTCCAAAACAATACAATCATAGAATCCGATTTATTTACCATGATTTATACTTCTGGGACAACGGGGACTCCCAAAGGTGTGATGCTCACACATGGGAATATATTGTTCCAATTACATAATTTGCCAATCCGTTTGAATAAAGGGGATAAAACCCTTTCGATCTTACCCATTTGGCATATCTTTGAACGGATTTTTGAGATATTTAGTTTGTCTTACGGAGCATGTACATATTATAGCAGTGTGCGGACACTCAAAGAGGACCTAAGGTTTGTTAAACCTAATTTTATGGCCTCAGCTCCCAGGTTATGGGAAAGCATCTACTCAGGAATATTGGGTACCTTAAACAAATCTTCGCGATTAAAACAAAAGATGTTCCAAGTTTCGATGTTTTTTGCAAAAATATTTTTCCATTCCAGGCAAATCATCACAGGGAACGTTTTGGATATCCATCCCATTGTATTTTGGAAATTTTCGATTCGATATGTTTTCCATCTGATTCGTTTTTTTCTCGTATGGATTCCTTATCTTGTTTTTGATTTTTTAGTTTTGTCAAAGATCAGAAAGGCAACTGGTGGGGAATTACGTGGGTCTGTTTCCGGAGGAGGAGCACTTCCTTTTCATGTGGATGAATTTTTTAACATGATTGGGATTCCTGTTTTAGAAGGATACGGGATGACAGAAACGGCACCTGTCCTTGCGATGCGGACATTTGAGGAAATCATTCCAGGATCTGTTGGAAAAATATTCCCTAAAACTCAACTGCGTCTTGTTGATTTACAGACTGGAGAGGTGTTCCTTGATACAGAAATTGGAAAATTTGTGTATGGTAGGAAAGGTGAAATCCATGTAAAAGGTAATCAAGTGATGGCTGGTTATTATAAAAATCCAGATGCAACAAACAAAGTATTGGTGGATGGATGGTTAAACACTGGAGATTTAGGGATATTTACTTCCAATCATCATTTAAGGATCGTTGGCCGTTCCAAAGAAACCATTGTGTTACTTGGTGGTGAAAATGTGGAACCGGTACCAATCGAATCGAAAATTTTGGAATCAGAATGGATTGACCAGTGTATGGTTGTGGGCCAAGACCAAAAGTTTTTGAGTGCCCTTGTGTATCCAAACCTCAATCGTTTTGATACTCCTGTTGGGAAAAATTTTTGGAATGAAAAAGAAGTAATCCAAAAAATGGAATCGGAAATCAAATCCAAAATCAACTCCCAAACTGGGTTCAAATCTTTTGAACGAGTTGTGGGTGTGGTTGTGATTCCGAAAGCATTTGAAGTGGGAGATGAATTGACTGCAAAGTTATCACTCAAACGCCATGTGATCACAGAAAAGTATAAAAAGGAAATCCAATCTTTATACGATTAA
- a CDS encoding AraC family transcriptional regulator: METESITLNVLLEFLWMGSGAIFCIIWSLSNLVNNRKKSDFVWSFILFSTGLWLLTGAFMFTGFYLYFPLIVFIHIPFVFLSASFLYYYLEFLFLEKQIKFHWIGFLPTVIAIVLLIPYYLESNEERIHILQSLQSSEYGSVLSGLNFGIKLSILLSVGVFLIREWIPNVMLSVFFTKRAIYSLIFILLVWLDLLIGSIGFSFQLPFFRKLSAYLLPILMYFYYFTRELWEPFVSDVRDNIQKNKYEKSKLVSVPLEIIDQKLYELMQEKVFCDEDLNLSKLAEMVGVKSGQLSEYFHKRYGFGFYHYINQYRIEEAKRYLLEPTERTILSIADSVGFNSKSTFNRVFLEKVGITPTDFRKQSKQTKS, encoded by the coding sequence GTGGAAACAGAATCGATCACACTTAATGTATTATTAGAGTTTTTGTGGATGGGCTCTGGTGCAATCTTTTGTATCATCTGGTCCTTGTCCAATTTAGTCAACAATCGTAAAAAATCAGATTTTGTTTGGTCATTCATCCTGTTTTCGACAGGCTTATGGCTGTTAACAGGTGCATTTATGTTTACGGGGTTTTATTTGTATTTCCCTTTGATTGTTTTTATCCATATCCCATTTGTATTTTTATCTGCTTCGTTTTTGTATTATTATTTAGAATTTTTATTTTTAGAAAAACAAATCAAGTTCCATTGGATTGGTTTTTTACCCACAGTCATCGCCATCGTTTTATTAATTCCTTATTATTTAGAATCCAATGAAGAAAGGATTCACATTCTTCAGTCATTACAAAGCTCGGAGTATGGATCTGTTTTGAGTGGACTCAATTTTGGAATCAAACTATCAATCCTATTGTCTGTTGGTGTTTTTCTCATCCGAGAATGGATTCCCAATGTGATGTTGTCTGTTTTTTTTACCAAACGTGCCATTTATTCTCTTATTTTTATCCTTTTGGTTTGGTTGGATTTATTGATTGGAAGTATAGGGTTTAGTTTTCAATTACCATTCTTTCGAAAACTGAGCGCATACCTTTTGCCGATCTTGATGTATTTTTATTATTTCACTCGTGAATTATGGGAACCATTTGTATCGGATGTTAGAGACAATATCCAAAAAAACAAATATGAAAAATCTAAATTGGTTTCGGTTCCATTAGAAATAATCGATCAAAAATTATACGAACTTATGCAAGAAAAAGTGTTTTGCGATGAAGACTTAAATCTTTCCAAACTGGCAGAGATGGTAGGTGTAAAGTCAGGTCAATTATCAGAATACTTTCACAAACGATATGGATTCGGTTTTTATCATTATATCAACCAATACAGAATCGAAGAAGCAAAACGTTATTTATTGGAACCAACAGAACGGACGATTCTTTCCATTGCCGACTCGGTTGGCTTTAATTCAAAGTCTACTTTTAACCGAGTTTTTTTAGAAAAGGTAGGTATCACTCCAACCGATTTTCGAAAACAATCCAAACAAACAAAATCATAA